One Branchiostoma floridae strain S238N-H82 chromosome 15, Bfl_VNyyK, whole genome shotgun sequence DNA window includes the following coding sequences:
- the LOC118431981 gene encoding leucine-rich repeat-containing protein 15-like, with protein sequence MMDARLCLLLTVLVQGALSAQAEPAVACNNVTGASDVCYCSAFGRDREVACDGRELTELPTGIPLDTAKLQLTNNRLTSLPAQVFSPYRQLTDLQINRNRLSTVEVGAFDGLNLLDNLRLDRNELETLEVGTFRNLIALRYLDLGDNRISSLSVGIFSGLGNLTALKLDRNAISSLPPRIFSDLTSLYTLNLAGNSFVELDDILPVLPSHVPDLDLSNNQISHVDVDAFVRFPDLHGLNLNGNGFGNLEPGVFNGVPNLFRLRLDSNKMSAIPQGLLQGLDQLGLLYLDNNPLMELDRNIFVNIPEVRVIFINNISLSNIDAELFRPVPKLRTLKLASNSLSSLPTGVFDNLANLQDLDLQDNRLQSLSSDVFADLSEVWLVDLRKNNIKTLPSDVFRQMSKLSTLHLEDNLLTAIPVDLFQNLTELTRVYFDNNNLTTIEDGTFDNLPNLETLDLTGNALKNISCDTFPPERATPPPYNVKFDCGPELDFMRKCPNFYSPPCIPTSDARSSRAGHAFWFIVTICMIGFYFP encoded by the coding sequence ATGATGGACGCCAGACTGTGTTTGCTGCTGACGGTACTTGTGCAGGGGGCTCTCTCGGCCCAGGCGGAACCAGCGGTGGCCTGTAACAATGTCACCGGGGCGAGCGACGTCTGCTACTGCTCCGCCTTCGGTCGGGACAGGGAGGTCGCCTGCGACGGCAGGGAACTAACAGAACTACCGACGGGGATTCCGCTTGATACCGCCAAACTTCAACTCACCAACAACAggctgacgtcacttccggcgCAAGTTTTCTCCCCCTACCGCCAGCTGACCGACCTCCAGATAAACAGAAATCGGCTTTCAACGGTCGAAGTCGGCGCTTTCGACGGTCTGAATCTACTGGACAACCTTCGGTTGGACAGAAATGAGCTTGAAACTCTGGAAGTTGGAACTTTTCGAAATCTTATAGCTTTGAGATACCTTGACTTAGGAGACAATCGGATCTCATCATTAAGTGTTGGTATTTTCAGTGGACTCGGTAACTTGACTGCCCTGAAGCTTGACAGAAACGCCATATCCAGTCTCCCCCCACGGATCTTCTCCGACCTGACATCGCTCTACACATTGAATCTTGCGGGAAACAGCTTCGTGGAACTGGACGACATCTTGCCTGTTCTACCGTCTCATGTCCCGGACCTCGATCTCTCCAACAACCAGATCTCGCATGTTGACGTTGATGCCTTCGTGAGATTTCCCGACCTGCACGGTTTGAACCTGAACGGTAACGGCTTCGGCAACCTCGAGCCTGGAGTCTTCAACGGAGTTCCGAACCTCTTCAGGCTCCGTCTTGATAGCAACAAGATGTCTGCCATTCCTCAAGGGCTGCTCCAAGGTCTTGATCAGTTGGGTCTGTTGTATCTGGACAACAACCCTTTGATGGAGCTGGACAGAAACATCTTTGTTAACATCCCCGAGGTTCGGGTTATTTTCATCAATAATATAAGCCTTTCCAACATCGATGCTGAACTTTTCCGCCCTGTTCCAAAGTTGCGCACTCTTAAACTCGCCTCCAACAGTCTCTCATCCCTTCCAACTGGGGTATTCGACAACCTCGCCAACCTGCAGGACTTGGATCTGCAGGACAACAGGCTACAGAGTCTGAGTAGCGACGTTTTCGCGGACCTTAGCGAAGTTTGGTTGGTCGACCTGaggaaaaacaacatcaaaacgcTCCCTTCTGACGTTTTCCGGCAAATGTCGAAACTGAGTACGCTGCATTTGGAGGACAATTTACTAACAGCGATTCCCGTGGACCTATTTCAGAACTTGACCGAGCTAACTAGAGTCTATTTTGACAACAATAACCTCACCACCATAGAAGATGGTACGTTCGATAACCTGCCAAATTTGGAAACTTTAGATCTTACTGGAAACGCGCTGAAGAACATCTCGTGTGACACGTTCCCGCCtgagagagccacacctcctCCGTACAATGTCAAGTTTGACTGTGGGCCCGAACTGGACTTCATGCGCAAATGTCCCAACTTCTATTCTCCGCCCTGTATTCCTACAAGTGACGCCAGGTCATCCCGGGCCGGCCACGCGTTCTGGTTCATCGTGACCATCTGCATGATTGGCTTCTACTTTCCTTGA
- the LOC118431866 gene encoding 26S proteasome non-ATPase regulatory subunit 14, with translation MDRLLRLGGAIPGMGGGTPPSDAPAVDTAEQVYISSLALLKMLKHGRAGVPMEVMGLMLGEFVDDYTVRVIDVFAMPQSGTGVSVEAVDPVFQAKMLDMLKQTGRPEMVVGWYHSHPGFGCWLSGVDINTQQSFEALSERAVAVVVDPIQSVKGKVVIDAFRLINPNMMVLGQEPRQTTSNLGHLQKPSIQALIHGLNRHYYSISINYRKNELEQKMLLNLHKKSWMEGLTLQDYSEHCSLNEKTVQEMLELAKNYNKAVEEEDKMTPEQLAIKNVGRLDPKRHLEEHVDVLMTSNIVQCLGAMLDTVIFK, from the exons ATGGATCGTCTTTTGCGTCTTGGTGGAGCCATTCCTGGAATGGGCGGG GGCACCCCTCCAAGTGATGCACCGGCCGTGGACACAGCAGAACAGGTGTACATCTCATCACTGGCCCTGCTCAAG ATGCTGAAGCATGGCCGTGCAGGAGTACCCATGGAGGTGATGGGTCTGATGCTGGGTGAGTTCGTGGACGACTACACGGTCCGCGTCATCGATGTCTTCGCCATGCCACAGTCTGGAACG GGAGTGAGTGTGGAGGCTGTAGACCCAGTGTTCCAGGCTAAGATGTTGGACATGTTGAAGCAGACAGGCAG GCCTGAGATGGTTGTCGGGTGGTACCACTCCCATCCTGGGTTTGGCTGCTGGTTGTCGGGCGTCGACATCAACACCCAGCAGAGTTTTGAGGCGCTGTCTGAGAGAGCTGTTGCAGTGGTGGTGGATCCCATCCAGAGTGTCAAAGGAAAG GTTGTAATTGATGCCTTCCGACTGATCAACCCCAACATGATGGTGCTGGGACAGGAGCCTCGGCAAACCACCTCCAACCTGGGACATCTCCAGAAACCTTCCATACAG GCCCTCATCCATGGATTGAACAGACACTACTATTCCATCTCTATCAACTACCGCAAAAACGAGCTGGAGCAAAAG ATGTTGCTGAACTTAcacaagaagtcttggatggaggGTCTGACACTCCAGGATTACTCTGAACACTGCAGTCTGAATGAGAAGACTGTTCAGGAGATGCTGGAACTGGCCAAGAACTACAACAAG GCTGTAGAAGAAGAGGACAAGATGACTCCAGAACAGCTTGCTATCAAGAATGTAGGCAGACTG gaccCCAAGCGCCATTTGGAGGAGCACGTTGATGTGCTGATGACATCAAATATTGTACAGTGTTTAGGAGCCATGTTAGACACAGTCATTTTCAAATAG
- the LOC118431869 gene encoding COX assembly mitochondrial protein homolog: protein MPSETEVVEPPLRHVETDVLIPKMMRAKAKERCHQEVKEFTDCCKDSGLGMVLKCRTQNSQLRACLTKYYKDPEFYDMCKQEYLQQKREFQETGIRKSSKTSSKLPTTM, encoded by the exons atgcCCAGTGAAACAG AGGTGGTTGAGCCCCCACTGAGACATGTGGAGACTGATGTGCTGATTCCGAAGATGATGAGAGCAAAGGCGAAGGAAAGATGTCACCAGGAGGTCAAAG AGTTTACAGACTGTTGTAAGGACAGTGGGCTGGGCATGGTGCTGAAGTGCAGGACACAGAACAGTCAGCTCAGGGCCTGCCTCACCAAATA TTACAAGGACCCAGAGTTCTATGACATGTGCAAGCAGGAGTACCTGCAGCAGAAGAGGGAGTTCCAGGAGACGGGCATCCGCAAGTCCAGCAAAACATCATCCAAACTGCCCACAACTATGTAG
- the LOC118432270 gene encoding neuronal acetylcholine receptor subunit alpha-6-like: MGIQTYTTCELHFGSWVHPTSRINITPGKVDTSEYQENEQFMLAKSEIHREVRTYSGNVSYSLVKVLIHLKRRCDYYKFNMIQPWAILMALNIAAFYIPTDCGERLGFTITILLSLILFQEVVAQQLPHTSTTTPLLSRFFAMTTGLVSFTILATVLVTRLSYCTLPSRLLSPRIRRVLLDKVSPRLGMGVSKPRKKLSVSFSDPVYDTFRKLESLKSRSNSVCEVTTDHLVKDIAMFCRGFTQYLKEKHNAEDELEECKMAALVLDRIFMIIVATLSAAQGLYFLAMEPETC, encoded by the exons ATGGGCATACAAACATATACC ACCTGTGAGCTGCATTTCGGCTCCTGGGTCCATCCTACCAGCCGCATCAACATCACACCGGGCAAAGTCGACACGTCGGAGTACCAGGAAAACGAGCAGTTCATGTTGGCAAAGAGTGAGATCCACAGAGAG GTACGGACCTACAGTGGAAACGTTAGCTATTCCCTGGTGAAGGTTCTGATCCACCTGAAGCGCCGCTGCGACTACTACAAGTTCAACATGATCCAGCCATGGGCTATCCTCATGGCCCTCAACATCGCTGCGTTCTACATTCCGACGGACTGTGGAG aGCGGCTGGGTTTCACCATCACCATCCTGCTGTCACTCATCCTGTTCCAGGAAGTTGTGGCCCAACAGCTGCCGCACACCTCCACCACTACACCTTTACTGT CGCGGTTCTTCGCCATGACCACAGGCCTGGTCAGCTTCACCATTCTGGCCACCGTGCTGGTCACTCGCCTGTCCTACTGTACCCTTCCGTCTCGTCTGCTGTCCCCTCGGATCCGCCGTGTCCTGCTCGACAAGGTCTCCCCACGGCTCGGCATGGGGGTCAGCAAGCCGCGCAAGAAACTCTCAGTGTCCTTCTCAGACCCCGTTTACGACACTTTCAGGAAACTAGAGTCTCTGAAGAGTCGTAGTAACAGCGTGTGTGAGGTCACTACTGACCATCTGGTTAAAGACATCGCGATGTTTTGTCGTGGGTTCACTCAATACCTGAAGGAGAAGCACAATGCAGAGGACGAGCTCGAGGAATGTAAGATGGCAGCTCTGGTCTTGGATCGTATTTTTATGATCATCGTTGCTACTCTGTCCGCCGCTCAGGGTTTGTACTTCTTAGCCATGGAGCCTGAAACCTGTTAG